The Gemmata palustris genome includes a region encoding these proteins:
- a CDS encoding multiheme c-type cytochrome — translation MTTGYAGRTARAVGLAGAFAGLVFGLVVSSAPSGTAAAAHAQPKEKEYVKPPAGQKTELVGASVCQKCHQENAPQNVKEYKETQGFKFIRLWENKVWDIHDLHRTAYLNLLTKKTATEPGDKPNATAQRMEDKLRKYKTNPKYADPNYTVASDPSCLACHASTNEPPTKESHKNWKADSFLTSDGVGCEMCHGHGSLYRDKHQENKLDKANAPDGAIRTVAWREWSPAAKKEWGLVNLRSHVEATNRCASCHIGNTDEGRFVTHDMYAAGHPPLPPLDLLAYTREQPRHWGLPSEMPYLTALAEKNPEKAFATFHVRAGESHVARRFAESSLATLGATANLGAQLAADAKAKDDGLDYAAFDCYSCHHNLKYPSDRQDRGYVGRPGRPLYRPAAFALARLVLDHAAGMKGADLKTAVAELDAAELALADAFTAKTYGDPDKVKVATTNIAKWSEGVRTKLDAVRYTPEETKRLFELVRAAATDEKKPVGDPEVAQLYTWAIETLFIELQPKEKTDKKEEPKALTEMRTKLDGTIVTRLRPNAAFYYEQGITGGVPGPSVESVDNRLKVRMETFNSFRREPFRKALGEIKLP, via the coding sequence ATGACGACGGGATACGCGGGTCGGACCGCTCGAGCGGTCGGGCTAGCGGGGGCGTTCGCCGGCCTCGTTTTTGGGCTCGTCGTCTCTTCCGCGCCGTCGGGCACCGCGGCCGCCGCGCACGCGCAGCCGAAGGAGAAGGAGTACGTCAAGCCCCCGGCCGGGCAGAAGACGGAACTCGTCGGCGCCTCCGTGTGTCAAAAGTGCCACCAGGAAAACGCCCCGCAGAACGTCAAAGAGTACAAGGAAACCCAGGGGTTCAAGTTCATCCGCCTTTGGGAAAATAAGGTGTGGGACATCCACGACCTGCACCGCACCGCGTACCTCAACTTGCTGACCAAGAAGACGGCGACCGAGCCCGGCGACAAGCCCAACGCGACCGCGCAGCGGATGGAGGACAAGCTCCGCAAGTACAAAACGAACCCGAAGTACGCGGACCCGAACTACACGGTCGCGTCCGATCCGTCATGTCTCGCTTGTCACGCGAGCACTAACGAGCCGCCGACCAAGGAGTCGCACAAGAACTGGAAGGCAGACTCCTTCCTGACGAGCGACGGTGTGGGGTGCGAGATGTGTCACGGGCACGGCTCGCTTTACCGCGACAAGCACCAGGAGAACAAGCTGGACAAGGCGAACGCCCCGGACGGCGCGATCCGCACCGTCGCCTGGCGCGAGTGGTCCCCGGCAGCGAAGAAAGAGTGGGGCTTGGTGAACCTCCGGTCGCACGTGGAGGCGACCAACCGCTGCGCGTCGTGCCACATCGGGAACACGGACGAGGGGCGCTTCGTCACCCACGACATGTACGCGGCCGGGCACCCGCCGCTCCCGCCGCTCGACCTCCTCGCCTACACCCGCGAGCAGCCGCGCCACTGGGGGCTGCCGTCCGAAATGCCCTACCTGACCGCGCTGGCCGAAAAGAACCCCGAGAAGGCGTTCGCCACGTTCCACGTCCGCGCCGGCGAGTCGCACGTCGCCCGGCGGTTCGCCGAGTCCTCGCTCGCCACCCTCGGCGCGACAGCGAACCTCGGCGCGCAACTCGCCGCCGACGCGAAAGCGAAAGACGACGGCCTCGATTACGCCGCGTTCGACTGCTACAGTTGCCACCACAACCTGAAGTACCCGAGCGATCGGCAAGACCGCGGGTACGTCGGGCGCCCCGGGCGCCCGCTGTACCGCCCGGCCGCGTTCGCACTCGCCCGACTCGTCCTCGACCACGCCGCCGGGATGAAGGGCGCGGACCTCAAGACCGCGGTCGCCGAACTCGACGCGGCCGAACTCGCGCTGGCCGATGCGTTCACGGCCAAGACCTACGGGGACCCGGACAAAGTGAAGGTGGCGACCACGAACATCGCCAAGTGGAGCGAGGGGGTGCGGACGAAGCTCGATGCCGTTCGGTACACGCCCGAGGAGACCAAGCGGTTGTTCGAGTTGGTCCGCGCCGCGGCGACCGACGAGAAGAAGCCGGTCGGTGACCCGGAAGTGGCACAACTCTACACTTGGGCCATCGAAACTCTGTTCATCGAATTGCAGCCGAAGGAGAAGACGGACAAGAAGGAAGAGCCGAAGGCACTGACCGAGATGCGGACCAAACTCGACGGGACGATCGTGACTCGGCTCCGCCCGAACGCGGCCTTCTACTACGAGCAGGGGATCACCGGCGGCGTCCCGGGGCCGTCCGTTGAGTCGGTCGATAACCGGCTCAAGGTGCGCATGGAAACCTTCAATTCGTTCCGCCGCGAACCAT
- a CDS encoding multiheme c-type cytochrome, giving the protein MDATDTNRGFIVRAVPIIAVALAAVVAGVFNTAQSHQPPTAATAIVTPATKPYGVDKADFKETFAYRASTSCSAAACHGGGAVGKVGSEHSTWAREAVSAETSDPHAKAYSVLFNPVSVKMGKALGISAPHKDARCLACHAVDSAKDSSTRDQILSEGVGCGACHGPADKWISEHTLPSWKARSNQEKWTAFGFVPTKNLVARALNCASCHVGDGERDMNHDFIAAGHPRLAFEPARFHFQPDYRKHWTEKGDGLSFEVRTWVIGQAATLRASVNLLHERAKKADAPNEKAPWPEFSGYSCYACHQTVGDTETRGSLSATRRTPGLPGWEVWSNATVDVAAKSCELAFPGISSPELRDIKLPAVDELRKLMGAKRAPAPAEVAKRAKAAVDELDGWLANLQAAEDRGSGTVARDVPEKIAHRLAANALSSDGKTLADHDWDALAANYLGTAAMYHATGGKTGTGARWHDPLLAIDKNLRFPPIANGPVKFDRFKLDPIRDSFESLRTKTSTPEGK; this is encoded by the coding sequence ATGGATGCGACGGACACGAACCGCGGATTTATCGTGCGTGCCGTTCCCATCATTGCGGTGGCACTCGCCGCTGTCGTCGCGGGCGTGTTCAACACGGCGCAGTCGCACCAGCCCCCGACCGCGGCGACCGCGATCGTGACACCAGCCACCAAACCTTACGGTGTCGATAAAGCCGATTTTAAGGAGACGTTCGCGTACCGTGCGAGCACGTCGTGTTCGGCCGCCGCGTGTCACGGGGGCGGCGCGGTCGGTAAGGTCGGCAGCGAGCACTCGACTTGGGCACGCGAGGCCGTTTCCGCCGAGACCAGCGATCCACACGCGAAGGCCTACAGCGTCCTCTTCAACCCGGTCTCCGTGAAGATGGGCAAGGCGCTCGGTATCAGCGCGCCGCACAAAGACGCGCGGTGCCTCGCGTGCCACGCGGTCGACAGCGCGAAGGACTCTTCGACGCGCGACCAGATTTTGTCCGAGGGGGTCGGGTGCGGCGCCTGCCACGGACCCGCGGACAAGTGGATCTCGGAGCACACGCTCCCGTCGTGGAAGGCACGCAGCAACCAGGAGAAGTGGACCGCGTTCGGGTTCGTGCCGACGAAGAACCTCGTAGCCCGCGCGCTCAACTGCGCGAGCTGCCACGTCGGGGACGGCGAGCGCGACATGAACCACGACTTCATCGCGGCCGGGCACCCGCGGCTCGCGTTCGAGCCGGCCCGGTTCCACTTTCAGCCGGATTATCGCAAGCACTGGACCGAAAAGGGCGACGGGCTCAGCTTTGAAGTCCGCACGTGGGTGATCGGGCAGGCCGCGACGCTCCGGGCGTCGGTGAACTTGCTCCACGAGCGCGCGAAGAAGGCCGACGCTCCGAACGAGAAGGCCCCGTGGCCGGAGTTCAGTGGCTATAGTTGTTACGCCTGCCACCAAACGGTCGGCGACACCGAAACGCGCGGGAGCCTGAGCGCGACTCGGCGCACTCCAGGACTGCCGGGGTGGGAGGTTTGGTCGAACGCGACGGTCGATGTGGCGGCGAAGTCTTGCGAACTCGCGTTCCCCGGGATAAGCTCGCCCGAACTGCGCGACATCAAACTGCCCGCGGTCGATGAGCTTCGCAAATTAATGGGGGCGAAACGGGCGCCCGCGCCGGCCGAGGTCGCGAAGCGGGCCAAGGCCGCCGTGGACGAACTCGACGGGTGGCTCGCGAACCTGCAAGCCGCCGAGGACCGCGGGTCGGGCACCGTTGCACGCGACGTGCCCGAGAAAATCGCGCACCGGCTCGCGGCCAATGCTCTATCTTCGGACGGGAAGACGCTCGCGGACCACGACTGGGACGCGCTGGCCGCGAACTACCTGGGGACGGCGGCCATGTACCACGCGACCGGCGGGAAGACCGGGACCGGGGCGCGGTGGCACGACCCGCTGCTCGCGATCGACAAGAACCTGCGGTTCCCGCCGATCGCGAACGGCCCGGTGAAGTTCGACCGGTTCAAACTGGACCCGATCCGAGACAGCTTCGAGTCACTGCGCACCAAGACGAGCACACCGGAGGGGAAGTGA
- a CDS encoding multiheme c-type cytochrome, translated as MNLSARTVFLTLAGVVPGLALALAAARVAPTATVSIAAPEPRAASSDNGGAGNLNRQAIGMSGCLAAACHGAPAGKALNGERGADCWQSSGSCWAAADPHAAAYSLLTDNPRRQLKVTAAKIMAKYAPGKKATEDARCLACHTNPALARDELIPDANARVLREQGVSCEACHGNAGAWLQPHTAWKGDRAKVYADTGMKPLYDLGERALACAGCHVGAPAENGLPVRDMNHDMIAAGHPRLNFDFAEYQRRLPQHWQEKDRTQSRYAPIVPNEAKVWFVGRVAHAEAACKLLEDRARRSREPNEHRTPWPEFAEFNCASCHHTLRVPESEKYGDWRKSAGYLGDRPPGVPPWQTIWPLTSAAGIASPKRDQSLLKTVVLAMETPRPAKADAAEGVAKTAAKLSGDLRRELVSLPGEQVEGRARAYFPGNALAVPEWDSATQLFFGLAALEYARGKPSDAAVKKYRSGVTAFRDQDWDRLESAFQAIREK; from the coding sequence ATGAATCTCAGCGCGCGTACAGTTTTTCTCACACTCGCCGGCGTGGTCCCCGGCCTCGCGCTCGCGCTGGCCGCCGCACGGGTCGCCCCGACCGCCACAGTCAGCATTGCTGCGCCCGAACCGCGGGCGGCGAGTAGCGACAACGGAGGGGCCGGGAACCTCAATCGGCAGGCCATTGGGATGTCCGGGTGCCTCGCGGCGGCGTGTCACGGCGCGCCCGCGGGCAAGGCGCTCAACGGCGAGCGCGGGGCCGACTGCTGGCAGAGTTCGGGCAGTTGCTGGGCCGCGGCCGATCCGCATGCCGCTGCGTACAGCCTGCTGACCGACAATCCGCGGCGCCAGTTGAAGGTGACCGCCGCGAAGATCATGGCGAAGTACGCCCCCGGGAAGAAAGCCACCGAAGACGCCCGGTGCCTCGCGTGCCACACCAACCCGGCACTAGCGAGGGACGAACTGATTCCCGACGCGAACGCCCGCGTGCTCCGCGAACAGGGCGTGAGTTGCGAGGCGTGTCACGGGAACGCCGGGGCGTGGCTCCAACCGCACACCGCGTGGAAGGGGGACCGGGCGAAGGTCTACGCGGACACCGGTATGAAGCCGCTGTACGACCTGGGCGAGCGGGCGCTCGCGTGTGCCGGGTGCCACGTCGGTGCCCCGGCCGAGAACGGGCTGCCGGTTCGCGACATGAACCACGACATGATCGCTGCCGGGCACCCGCGCCTGAACTTCGACTTCGCCGAGTACCAGCGCCGGCTCCCGCAGCACTGGCAGGAGAAAGACCGCACGCAAAGTCGGTACGCGCCGATTGTCCCGAACGAAGCGAAGGTGTGGTTCGTCGGGCGCGTGGCACACGCAGAAGCCGCGTGCAAGTTACTCGAAGACCGTGCGAGGCGGTCGCGCGAGCCGAATGAACATCGGACGCCGTGGCCGGAGTTCGCCGAGTTCAACTGCGCGTCGTGCCACCACACCCTCCGCGTACCGGAGAGCGAGAAGTACGGCGACTGGCGGAAGAGCGCCGGGTACCTCGGGGATCGCCCGCCCGGTGTTCCGCCGTGGCAGACGATCTGGCCCCTAACTTCCGCGGCCGGGATCGCGAGCCCGAAGCGGGACCAGTCGCTGCTGAAGACCGTGGTTCTCGCGATGGAAACCCCGCGCCCCGCGAAGGCGGACGCCGCTGAAGGGGTCGCGAAGACTGCGGCGAAGTTGTCCGGGGACTTGCGGCGCGAACTCGTGTCGCTGCCGGGCGAGCAGGTCGAGGGGCGGGCTCGGGCGTACTTCCCTGGAAACGCGCTGGCCGTACCGGAATGGGACAGTGCGACGCAGTTGTTCTTCGGCCTCGCCGCACTGGAGTACGCACGCGGTAAGCCGAGCGATGCCGCGGTGAAGAAGTACCGCAGCGGCGTGACCGCGTTCCGCGACCAGGATTGGGACCGACTCGAAAGTGCGTTCCAAGCGATTCGCGAGAAGTGA
- a CDS encoding cytochrome c3 family protein yields the protein MPRSPSRDLSDRFTGKRGYFRRPDALRRGKIALGWVALFAAGTWAAVDVAKPAARVQYSHSHGPLANPHASFDDNCAACHVAHGLSDLGPVSIFKARDRWHDLTCEKCHSGPKHHDSATADARAFHDRCSNCHHDHNGRLNSLVRLADKDCNQCHANLGKWHDSAKSKAGKPYQNEITNFVKDHPEFRSLDTSANPRTLKFSHAVHMSPGQAYTADGKEAITAKRLRELGGDAAVARYAPGAAPDAKVQLQCASCHALDSGTGSPGFNSLKDTLAKDDPTRALLPPRAEGAYFLPVNFEAHCRSCHPQKANEGVSEAGGKKYEVPRFDVPHRKQPADLIADLKAGYLKGLSDSGHPALNQPPELGGKLDAPPKNLAPRTLGEEAERLAGLAEGLLFEPAGSCAKCHTVTPGADPKAKPRVAAVPDRTVWFKHAKFNHASHRGATCATCHPNTGAEYISKVEADKPEPVQIVGINTCRACHSPLGTKIKTPDNVEILGGGARHNCTDCHRYHNGDHPLQGRGAPARDASKPLDLFDWLKGSSK from the coding sequence ATGCCTCGCTCACCAAGTCGCGACCTGTCGGACCGGTTCACCGGGAAGCGCGGCTACTTCCGCCGGCCTGACGCGCTGCGCCGCGGGAAGATCGCCCTCGGTTGGGTGGCGCTGTTCGCGGCCGGCACGTGGGCGGCAGTGGACGTCGCCAAACCTGCTGCGCGAGTCCAGTATTCCCACTCGCACGGGCCGCTCGCGAACCCGCACGCCTCGTTCGACGACAACTGCGCCGCGTGCCACGTCGCGCACGGGCTGAGCGACCTGGGGCCGGTGTCCATTTTCAAGGCGCGCGACCGCTGGCACGACCTGACGTGCGAAAAGTGCCACTCCGGTCCCAAGCACCACGACTCCGCGACGGCGGACGCCCGCGCGTTCCACGACCGCTGCTCCAACTGCCACCACGACCACAACGGGCGGCTGAATTCGCTCGTCCGGCTCGCCGACAAAGACTGCAACCAGTGCCACGCGAACCTCGGCAAGTGGCACGATTCGGCCAAGTCCAAGGCGGGCAAGCCGTACCAGAACGAGATCACGAACTTCGTGAAGGACCACCCCGAGTTCCGGTCGCTCGATACCAGCGCGAACCCGCGCACGCTGAAGTTCAGCCACGCCGTTCACATGAGTCCCGGCCAGGCGTACACCGCCGATGGCAAGGAAGCGATAACGGCGAAGCGCCTCCGCGAACTGGGCGGTGACGCCGCCGTTGCGCGGTACGCCCCCGGCGCAGCGCCCGACGCGAAGGTGCAACTCCAGTGCGCATCATGCCACGCGCTCGACTCGGGCACCGGTTCCCCGGGCTTCAATTCGCTCAAGGACACGCTCGCGAAGGATGACCCGACGCGCGCCCTGCTCCCGCCGCGGGCCGAGGGCGCGTACTTCCTGCCGGTCAACTTCGAGGCGCATTGCCGTTCGTGCCATCCGCAGAAGGCGAATGAGGGCGTGAGCGAGGCCGGCGGGAAGAAATATGAAGTCCCGCGGTTCGATGTGCCGCACCGCAAGCAACCGGCGGACCTCATTGCCGATCTAAAAGCCGGCTATCTCAAGGGGCTGAGCGACAGCGGGCACCCCGCACTGAATCAGCCGCCGGAACTCGGTGGTAAACTCGACGCGCCACCGAAGAACCTCGCGCCGCGCACCCTGGGGGAAGAGGCCGAGCGGCTCGCCGGACTCGCGGAGGGCCTACTCTTCGAGCCCGCGGGGAGTTGCGCGAAGTGCCACACGGTCACACCGGGCGCCGACCCGAAGGCCAAGCCCCGCGTCGCGGCGGTACCGGACCGCACGGTTTGGTTCAAGCACGCGAAGTTCAACCACGCCTCGCACCGCGGCGCGACGTGTGCCACGTGCCATCCGAATACGGGCGCCGAGTACATCTCCAAGGTGGAGGCGGATAAGCCCGAACCGGTGCAGATCGTGGGCATTAACACGTGTCGGGCGTGCCACTCACCGCTCGGCACGAAGATCAAGACGCCCGACAACGTAGAGATTCTGGGCGGCGGCGCGCGGCACAATTGCACCGACTGCCACCGCTATCACAACGGCGACCACCCGCTCCAGGGGCGCGGCGCCCCGGCCCGGGACGCGAGCAAGCCGCTCGACCTGTTCGACTGGCTCAAGGGCAGCAGTAAGTAG
- a CDS encoding NAD(P)H-dependent oxidoreductase subunit E, whose translation MSSVLWNSRRQPSGSSMIVQRLRDIQNRFGFLPDKELKELSREIDVPMYRLEEVSSFFPAFKLERTNPPDVEMRVCRDMTCHLRGSAALLNEKTGLPVLAAELSERTGKKVCVEGVSCLGRCDRAPAVWVEKRPMPEGVHAWVYANRPGQDLEEVLRALSEDRDPPAPDPDAEYPPHTNSNRGYSTPPADGDSAHPPLPAAGWSLDVYGRQRWPRDYRAIKRFTDYLSKLIRPLVPPPRDMGGKDLENYVQRFHPLLWELKTANLLGMGGAGAPAYQKWLDVWRESGTEKYVVCNGDESEPGTFKDREILLRMPHLVVEGVILAGLMTGGSSGYIFIRHEYHEQIHAVREEIERAREMGACGENIFGSGRNFSVEVFESPGGYICGEQSALIEAMEDRRGQPRNRPPELTTNGLRDRPTVVNNVETLAWAPGIVLFGGDKYEMGGWRLSADPKIKFGGRRLFSVSGDVVRPGVYEVAVGLTLGELFTGDKYCGGITGPLRAVAASGPSGGLLPAKIPVDPKFDEKKRADAVAKIRERSAQDADYMAWFLRTHLPLGATELDLLKVPLDLNFFRHMNGTLRFPVEPMLGAAIAVYAGNVDLLDQAVNYTEFYRNESCGKCIPCRLGSQKLVQIGQELLARRDAGRPMVGEEAERIKSDVKEITKTLQLTSICGLGYVAPIPLATALSYFMDDTQKKPRG comes from the coding sequence CTGTCCTCTGTCCTCTGGAACTCCAGGCGCCAACCATCAGGTTCTTCGATGATCGTCCAGCGGCTCCGCGACATCCAAAACCGGTTCGGCTTCCTTCCCGACAAGGAGCTGAAGGAGCTCTCGCGCGAAATCGACGTGCCGATGTACCGGTTGGAAGAGGTCAGCAGCTTCTTCCCGGCGTTCAAGCTCGAGCGGACCAACCCGCCCGACGTCGAGATGCGCGTCTGCCGCGACATGACGTGCCACCTGCGCGGCTCGGCGGCGCTCCTGAACGAGAAGACCGGGCTGCCCGTGCTCGCGGCCGAACTGTCGGAGCGCACCGGGAAGAAGGTGTGCGTCGAGGGCGTGTCGTGCCTGGGCCGGTGCGACCGGGCGCCGGCCGTGTGGGTCGAGAAGCGCCCCATGCCCGAGGGCGTTCACGCCTGGGTGTACGCGAACCGCCCGGGGCAGGATCTGGAAGAGGTGCTCCGCGCGCTGTCCGAGGACCGCGACCCGCCCGCACCCGACCCGGACGCCGAATACCCCCCGCACACGAACTCGAACCGCGGGTACTCGACGCCCCCGGCCGACGGCGACAGCGCCCACCCTCCCCTGCCCGCGGCCGGTTGGTCGCTCGACGTGTACGGGCGCCAGCGCTGGCCCCGCGACTACCGCGCCATCAAGCGGTTCACGGACTACCTGTCGAAGCTGATCCGGCCGCTCGTGCCCCCGCCCCGCGACATGGGCGGTAAGGATCTGGAGAACTACGTCCAGCGGTTCCACCCGCTGCTGTGGGAACTGAAGACCGCGAACCTGCTCGGGATGGGCGGCGCCGGGGCGCCCGCGTACCAGAAGTGGCTCGACGTGTGGCGCGAGTCGGGGACGGAAAAGTACGTCGTTTGTAACGGCGACGAGAGCGAACCGGGCACGTTCAAGGACCGCGAGATTTTGTTGCGGATGCCGCACCTCGTCGTGGAGGGCGTGATCCTCGCGGGGCTGATGACCGGCGGATCGTCGGGTTACATCTTCATCCGCCACGAGTACCACGAGCAGATCCACGCGGTCCGCGAGGAGATCGAGCGGGCGCGTGAAATGGGCGCGTGCGGCGAGAACATCTTCGGCTCCGGGCGCAACTTCTCGGTCGAAGTGTTCGAGAGCCCCGGCGGGTACATCTGCGGCGAACAGTCCGCACTCATCGAAGCGATGGAAGACCGCCGCGGGCAACCGCGGAACCGGCCGCCCGAACTGACCACCAACGGCCTACGCGACCGCCCCACGGTGGTGAACAACGTGGAGACGCTCGCGTGGGCGCCGGGCATCGTGCTGTTCGGCGGCGACAAGTACGAGATGGGCGGCTGGCGCCTCTCCGCGGACCCGAAGATCAAGTTCGGCGGGCGCCGACTGTTCTCCGTGAGCGGCGACGTGGTGCGCCCCGGTGTTTACGAAGTGGCCGTCGGCCTGACGCTGGGCGAACTGTTCACCGGCGACAAGTATTGCGGCGGCATCACCGGGCCGCTCCGCGCGGTTGCGGCGTCCGGGCCGTCCGGTGGATTGTTACCCGCGAAGATCCCCGTTGACCCCAAGTTCGACGAGAAAAAGCGCGCGGACGCGGTCGCCAAGATCCGCGAGCGCTCCGCGCAGGACGCGGACTACATGGCATGGTTCCTCCGAACCCACTTACCACTCGGCGCAACGGAACTGGACCTGCTGAAAGTGCCGCTGGACCTGAACTTCTTCCGCCACATGAACGGCACACTGCGGTTCCCGGTGGAGCCGATGCTCGGGGCCGCGATCGCCGTGTACGCGGGCAACGTGGACCTGCTCGATCAGGCGGTGAACTACACCGAGTTCTACCGCAACGAGTCGTGCGGAAAGTGCATCCCGTGCCGGCTCGGGTCACAGAAGCTGGTGCAGATCGGCCAGGAGCTGCTCGCGCGCCGCGACGCGGGCCGCCCGATGGTCGGGGAAGAGGCCGAGCGCATCAAGTCCGACGTGAAGGAAATCACCAAGACGCTGCAGCTAACGTCCATCTGCGGGCTGGGGTACGTCGCTCCCATCCCGCTCGCCACCGCGCTCTCGTACTTCATGGACGACACCCAAAAGAAGCCGCGGGGCTGA